In a genomic window of Eriocheir sinensis breed Jianghai 21 chromosome 38, ASM2467909v1, whole genome shotgun sequence:
- the LOC127008624 gene encoding SH3 and multiple ankyrin repeat domains protein 2-like isoform X2: MPSTTSSVDRFHHYKRPGSRRSRVNYNYKYRRASCPLAFEENSPRRLLRSRSAVIMEDGVSLSSASGSASGAGGSSSASSMAGEEVVLRINVPELKVEKCLQFHRDDLVWDVKQQALAALPKELRESFNYGLFCPPQNGRAGKFLDEERPLGDYPLLTPVGYLELKYKRRVYKMLHLEEKALRALHTRANLRRFLEYVKENNVDKVSKMCAKGMDPNFHCQETGETPLTLAARIKKPARMIVAMVNGGALLDYRTRDGVTAMHRAVQASNFEAVKTLLDLGASPNYRDTRGLTPLYYSVTHNTDPLLCEALLHDYAVIGASDSQGWQETHQACRNKMVQHLEHLLFYGADMNAQNASGNTPLHVCAVNNLEDCARVLLFRGCNKNAINYANQTPYQVAVIAGNMDLGEVIKTHNEDDVVPFKEPPKYNPNRRISGVPLSRTHSDPRLEVSTTTKPPSPSPSTRSIPPFSSASSLSETSTGSSSTCTHPSEMDSEECASALGSASLNAAGMDCCDMVSDSSGVCTSNSGSAESYDATPTDVTQFDMGMLVVCLQQYILHKPGHLDINAGDILEVTGSTDDGMLEGVLRGVTGVFPPHCVQEVRLRNPQAVRESLIAPQVARVQGRREMMVPPHYGTAPRIRKPVNEPRTVVLHRGKKGFGFVLRGAKATSPLMERPHERGPALQYLDDVDPGGVADLAGLKKGDYLIKINGEDVSQASHEHVVTLIRKSGDLVQMVVVTPSPMTSFTALKPPMGNIGTIRRGCQTLPRKLHAVRSSQAPPAPPPRDPRTTLSVGRARAKSMVAGLQDIGTSSLRELDTKEALDASMRENGDVMSRSAGEHYGVGLYGSPQGTPSMGTPVGTPPGPKVASIKARPSSKRMTAAEVEDLFQHSSSPPTSPSSRPPRVYASVAEMKKAKMTPRRCKYAFMLRFRASSESPHSDMAVRQSTNKSSSSQNNTHCPPGLRLCFPAMNFIAAAGTAMKARHVAELTRMHKVFRSTPDLKAGVTAPLPAATAEEKRKSISQEDLFISTLNGQGSRHSLACPPRRSSTLGRSPVGGGSLGSSQSWQSGEDDEDDDEEEEESSDSPNCSPGPVEYRMLRRSQSAVNAAMLRRAGLHPPPTHPPPPPPLGQLVKVDISRSKSDYATVGVAPSTPDSAPLSPAIQSSFRPTDSAKLYASPEEVKAVGYRSPDSAGRKGTSVKTRSQSLPPSTSRPSVQRGSPERAAQAAYSATAYSTFRGEGREGSRSQEPLSPPATAPHRPPVSDSVTYARPKNNRSVQENVETNSPSRVVPQGGRGAPPPSTPAPDIPEPDYSSDENSSAPSLSQDDSKKTKTLKKKKQSVAFSPNLVTSTDPPTPPQQDSDGPHYAAPSRTPAPALAPVGPLGGNNFRDMIAQKAAERQARQDDGPEGSRSANSSPAKRINNGNGNGALGDAIQESALFNRQREKSSPAPQVGRPVSGPNEDLKMGRIMRNSKSCPNEFLEDGDNSSSGVSSDQDPAEAYVTVINTESDTISATTSGNGGSERFLSHQGSRDDSSEASESSDEASDRTWILTNERSGERSDSRSDSDSNGARRSGSLTRNAVSLVKLPPPQETTEPDLEGETARQGDQDTLSTVSSLSSLSSGSGGSGGERERAHPPLTQAQHSLPTTTHPHMRATLPRTPSAVTRAASAPPQTTHGMKTVAGGSLTRGRPREQLWSSEGEGGGMVREKSAPPASRTLERPYKGTMNSRGAEYERSIEESLQLIRMHMDSLNEVNTLAGVPGAGGGSEMVLAPPPEFCDLSLSEHHPRRNKTVIHISSDTQDPPVSLVSGPSRHHHHHHHHLHHHHQQQQQQPQQQQHPQQQHPQQQHQHQLQQQQLQQQQLQQHQLQQHQLQQQQLQQHQLQQHQLQQHQLQQHQIQQHQLQQQLQQQQLQQQLQQQQQQEQEDDTPQFRHKTLTEWTTRDTTEWLESIFMPEYKDSFEEQDIDGRKLMGLNNDALINLGVRRVGHRVSMEKSLKRYKPTERIDL; this comes from the exons GAACTCCGGGAGAGCTTCAACTATGGACTCTTCTGTCCGCCCCAGAATGGCCGCGCTGGGAAGTTTTTGGATGAGGAGAGGCCACTAGGAGACTACCCTCTCCTTACACCTGTGGGTTATCTAGAG CTTAAGTACAAGCGGAGAGTCTACAAAATGCTTCACCTGGAGGAGAAGGCTCTGCGTGCACTCCACACTCGGGCAAACCTTCGGCGATTCCTGGAGTACGTGAAGGAGAACAATGTGGACAAGGTGTCGAAGATGTGTGCCAAGGGAATGGACCCCAACTTTCACTGTCAGGAAACTGGAG AAACACCGCTGACCCTTGCTGCTCGTATCAAGAAGCCAGCACGCATGATTGTGGCGATGGTGAACGGCGGTGCGCTGCTGGACTACCGCACCAGAGACGGAGTAACTGCTATGCACAGGGCAGTCCAGGCCAGCAACTTTGAGGCTGTAAAAACACTGCTTG ATCTTGGCGCTTCACCGAATTATCGCGACACTCGTGGCCTGACGCCGCTCTACTACTCCGTGACCCACAACACCGACCCCTTGCTGTGTGAGGCTCTGCTGCACGACTATGCTGTCATCGGGGCGTCGGACAGTCAGGGCTGGCAGGAGACCCATCAG GCCTGCCGCAACAAGATGGTTCAGCACCTAGAACATCTGCTCTTTTATGGAGCTGACATGAATGCCCAGAATGCCTCTGGCAACACACCGCTCCATGTGTGTGCCGTCAACAACCTCGAAGACTGTGCCCGCGTCCTGCTGTTCCGAGGATGCAACAAGAATGCTATAAACTATGCCAATCAGACGCCCTATCAG GTGGCAGTCATTGCTGGAAACATGGACCTTGGGGAAGTGATAAAGACCCATAATGAGGATGACGTAG tGCCCTTCAAGGAACCACCAAAATACAACCCAAACAGACGCATCTCTGGAGTGCCTCTCTCCCGCACCCACTCTGACCCCAGACTGGAAGTGAGCACCACTACCAAGCCGCCCTCACCCTCGCCCTCCACCCGCTCCATCCCGCCCTTCagctctgcctcctccctcagTGAGACCTCCACCGGCAGCAGCTCCACCTGCACCCACCCCAGCGAGATGGACAGCGAGGAGTGTGCCAGCGCCCTCGGTTCAGCCAGTCTCAATGCTG CGGGTATGGACTGCTGTGACATGGTGAGTGACAGTTCTGGTGTGTGCACATCAAACAGCGGTAGTGCGGAGAGTTACGACGCCACACCCACAGATGTTACGCAGTTTGACATGGGCATGCTGGTGGTGTGTCTGCAGCAGTACATCCTACACAAGCCTGGACACCTGGACATCAATGCTGGTGACATTCTGGAAG TGACTGGTAGCACGGATGACGGTATGCTGGAGGGGGTGCTGCGGGGGGTGACTGGGGTGTTCCCGCCTCACTGCGTCCAGGAGGTGCGGCTGCGCAACCCCCAGGCTGTGAGGGAGTCCCTGATCGCCCCCCAGGTGGCCAGGGTGCAGGGCCGGCGGGAGATGATGGTGCCACCCCACTACGGCACAGCACCGAGGATCAGGAAGCC TGTCAATGAGCCTCGCACGGTTGTCCTTCACCGGGGCAAGAAAGGCTTTGGGTTTGTGCTGCGGGGTGCCAAGGCTACGTCGCCCCTGATGGAGCGTCCCCATGAGCGCGGCCCGGCCCTGCAATACCTCGACGATGTGGACCCCGGCGGCGTGGCGGACCTGGCAGGACTAAAGAAGGGAGATTACTTGATAAAG ATCAACGGCGAGGATGTGTCCCAGGCATCCCACGAGCATGTTGTAACCTTGATCCGTAAGTCTGGCGACCTGGTGCAGATGGTGGTGGTCACGCCAAGCCCCATGACCTCCTTCACCGCCCTTAAACCGCCGATGGGCAACATTGGCACAATAAGACGTGGGTGCCAGACACTACCCCGAAAACTCCACGCAG TGCGGTCGTCCCAAGCCCCCCCAGCTCCCCCCCCAAGGGACCCCAGAACCACCCTCAGTGTGGGCCGAGCAAGGGCCAAATCCATGGTGGCTGGACTTCAGGATATTG GAACGAGTTCCTTGAGGGAACTGGACACCAAAG AAGCCCTGGATGCCAGCATGCGAGAGAACGGGGATGTGATGTCCCGTTCTGCCGGAGAGCATTATGGGGTGGGTCTGTATGGCTCCCCCCAGGGCACCCCTTCCATGGGCACTCCAGTAGGCACTCCACCAGGCCCTAAGGTTGCATCCATTAAGGCGCGTCCAAGCTCGAAACGCATGACAGCAGCGGAGGTTGAGGACTTGTTCCAGCAcagctcctccccccccaccagcCCCTCCTCGCGTCCACCACGAGTGTATGCAAGTGTGGCGGAAATGAAGAAGGCAAAG ATGACACCAAGGCGATGCAAGTATGCTTTCATGCTGAGGTTCAGGGCATCAAGTGAGAGTCCCCACTCTGACATGGCTGTCAGGCAGTCCACCAACAAAAGCTCCTCCTCCCAGAACAACACACATTGTCCTCCTGGTTTGCGTTTATGTTTCCCGGCCATGAACTTTATAGCAGCGGCCGGCACA GCTATGAAGGCCAGGCATGTGGCCGAGCTCACCCGGATGCACAAGGTGTTCCGGTCTACGCCAGACCTGAAGGCCGGGGTCACGGCGCCCCTGCCAGCTGCCACAGCCGAGGAGAAGCGCAAGTCCATCTCCCAGGAAGATCTGTTCATTTCGACACTGAATGGCCAGGGATCACGACATTCCCTAGCCTGTCCGCCACGCCGCTCTTCCACCCTCGGGAGGAGTCCTGTTGGCGGGGGGTCTCTCGGGTCTAGCCAATCCTGGCAGAGTggggaggatgatgaggatgacgatgaggaggaggaggagagcagtgaCTCCCCTAACTGCTCCCCAGGACCCGTGGAGTACAGGATGCTCCGGCGCTCCCAGTCAGCTGTCAATGCTGCCATGCTGCGCCGGGCTGGTCTCCACCCTCCCCCAAcccaccctccacctccaccacccctcgGCCAGCTCGTGAAGGTTGACATCAGCCGCTCCAAGAGTGACTATGCCACAGTGGGCGTGGCACCCTCAACCCCCGACTCTGCTCCACTGTCGCCTGCCATCCAGTCCAGCTTCCGACCAACAGACAGTGCCAAGTTATATGCCTCACCAGAGGAGGTCAAGGCAGTGGGTTACCGCAGCCCAGACTCAGCGGGCCGCAAGGGCACCAGCGTCAAGACCCGGTCACAGAGCTTGCCACCGAGCACTTCCCGCCCCAGTGTCCAGCGAGGCTCCCCAGAGAGGGCCGCCCAGGCAGCCTACTCTGCCACCGCATACTCCACCTTCCGGGGCGAGGGTCGGGAGGGCAGCAGAAGCCAGGAGCCGCTCTCTCCTCCAGCCACAGCCCCACACAGACCTCCTGTTAGTGATTCTGTGACCTACGCACGACCCAAGAACAACCGCAGTGTTCAGGAGAATGTTGAGACCAATTCCCCCAGTCGTGTGGTTCCTCAAGGGGGTCGCGGcgcccctccaccctccaccccagcACCTGACATCCCTGAGCCAGACTACAGCTCCGATGAAAACTCCTCTGCCCCGTCACTGTCCCAGGATGATTCCAAAAAGACGAAGACCCTCAAGAAGAAGAAACAATCAGTAGCCTTCTCTCCCAACCTAGTGACCTCAACCGATCCCCCAACCCCCCCTCAGCAGGACTCTGATGGACCGCATTATGCTGCTCCCTCCAGAACCCCAGCACCAGCACTAGCCCCTGTGGGACCCCTTGGAGGCAATAACTTCAGGGACATGATAGCACAGAAGGCAGCTGAGAGACAAGCCAGGCAAGATGATGGACCAGAAGGCTCACGGTCAGCCAACTCCAGCCCGGCCAAGAGAATCAACAATGGCAATGGCAACGGGGCTCTTGGAGACGCCATCCAGGAATCTGCACTTTTCAATCGCCAACGAGAAAAGAGTTCTCCGGCACCACAGGTGGGCCGGCCTGTCAGTGGCCCCAATGAGGACCTCAAGATGGGCCGCATCATGAGGAACTCCAAGTCCTGCCCTAATGAGTTCTTAGAAGATGGTGACAACTCCTCCAGCGGTGTGAGCAGTGATCAGGACCCTGCAGAGGCCTACGTCACTGTCATTAACACAGAGTCTGACACCATTTCTGCCACCACCAGCGGCAACGGTGGCTCAGAAAGGTTCCTAAGCCACCAGGGGTCCCGAGATGATAGCTCGGAGGCCTCGGAGAGCTCAGACGAGGCCAGCGACCGCACTTGGATCTTGACCAATGAACGCAGCGGTGAGAGGAGTGATTCCAGGAGTGACAGTGACTCCAACGGTGCCCGGCGCTCCGGCTCACTGACCCGCAACGCTGTGTCACTAGTCAAGCTGCCACCACCCCAAGAGACTACAGAACCTGACCTGGAGGGTGAGACAGCAAGGCAAGGTGACCAGGACACCCTCAGCACAGTGTCCTCCCTCAGTAGCCTCTCCTCAGGCTCTGGGGGCAGCGGTGGGGAGCGGGAGAGGGCACACCCACCCCTCACCCAGGCCCAGCATTCCCTACCCACCACTACTCACCCCCATATGAGAGCCACCCTGCCTAGGACACCATCAGCTGTTACTCGTGCTGCCTCGGCCCCTCCCCAGACTACTCACGGCATGAAAACCGTGGCAGGCGGTTCCCTAACCCGCGGCCGCCCTCGGGAACAGCTCTGGAGTTCtgaaggggagggcgggggaatgGTGCGAGAGAAGAGTGCACCGCCAGCCTCACGCACCCTCGAACGGCCTTACAAGGGCACCATGAACTCGAGGGGGGCAGAGTATGAACGCAGCATTGAGGAGTCTCTGCAGCTGATCCGCATGCACATGGACTCCCTGAATGAGGTGAACACACTCGCTGGGGTGCCGGGGGCTGGCGGGGGAAGTGAGATGGTACTTGCTCCCCCACCAGAGTTCTGTGACCTGTCCTTGTCAGAGCATCACCCACGAAGGAACAAAACAGTGATTCACATCTCCAGTGACACCCAAGACCCGCCTGTCAGTCTGGTGTCAGGGCCatccaggcaccaccaccaccaccatcatcacctgcaccaccaccaccaacaacagcaacagcaaccacAACAGCAGCAACACCCCCAGCAACAACACCCCCAGCAACAACACCAGcaccaactacaacaacaacaacttcaacaGCAGCAACTACAGCAACACCAACTACAACAGCACCAGCTACAACAACAGCAGCTACAACAGCACCAACTTCAACAGCACCAACTACAACAGCACCAGCTACAGCAACACCAAATACAGCAACACCAGCTACAACAGCagctacaacagcaacaactccAGCAACAacttcaacagcaacaacagcaggaaCAAGAAGACGACACTCCACAGTTCCGACACAAGACATTGACCGAGTGGACCACCCGAGACACAACGGAGTGGCTGGAGAGTATTTTTATGCCCGAGTATAAGGATTCTTTTGAGGAGCAAGACATTGACGGTCGAAAGTTGATGGGCCTGAACAACGATGCTCTGATCAACCTGGGTGTGAGGCGGGTTGGTCACAGGGTCAGTATGGAAAAGTCTCTGAAAAGGTATAAACCCACTGAACGCATTGATCTTTGA